One region of Streptomyces capillispiralis genomic DNA includes:
- a CDS encoding type 1 glutamine amidotransferase → MSDNQLRVVWIYPDLLSTYGDQGNVLVVERRARQRGLDVARLDVRSDQPIPTSGDIYLIGGGEDRPQRLAAERLRRDGGLHRAVENGAIVFSVCAGYQILGHEFINDLGQREPGLGLLDVVSVRGEGERCVGDVLGDIDPRLGLPPLTGFENHQGVTHLGPTARPLAQVRFGNGNGTGDGTEGAFNDTVFGTYMHGPVLARNPLIADLLLKLALDVNALPPTDDRWYEALRDERIAAAQQPA, encoded by the coding sequence GTGAGCGACAACCAGCTGCGGGTCGTCTGGATCTATCCGGACCTGCTCAGCACGTACGGCGACCAGGGCAACGTGCTCGTCGTGGAGCGCCGCGCGCGGCAGCGCGGTCTGGACGTGGCGCGGCTCGACGTGCGCAGCGACCAGCCGATCCCGACCTCCGGCGACATCTACCTGATCGGCGGCGGCGAGGACCGTCCGCAGCGGCTGGCCGCGGAGCGGCTGCGCCGCGACGGCGGTCTGCACCGGGCGGTGGAGAACGGCGCGATCGTCTTCTCCGTGTGCGCCGGCTACCAGATCCTCGGCCACGAGTTCATCAACGACCTCGGCCAGCGCGAGCCCGGCCTCGGACTGCTCGACGTGGTCTCGGTGCGCGGTGAGGGCGAGCGGTGCGTGGGCGACGTGCTGGGCGACATCGACCCGCGGCTCGGCCTGCCCCCGCTGACCGGGTTCGAGAACCACCAGGGCGTCACCCACCTGGGCCCCACCGCCCGCCCGCTCGCCCAGGTCCGCTTCGGCAACGGCAACGGCACCGGGGACGGCACCGAGGGCGCGTTCAACGACACCGTCTTCGGCACGTACATGCACGGTCCCGTGCTCGCCCGCAACCCGCTGATCGCGGACCTGCTGCTGAAGCTGGCGCTCGACGTCAACGCGCTGCCGCCGACCGACGACCGCTGGTACGAGGCGCTGCGCGACGAGCGCATCGCGGCGGCGCAGCAGCCCGCCTGA
- a CDS encoding DUF6213 family protein, giving the protein MNREVTLPLIVDDRGTLQVAAADVSKLLRTVGGRWVRLVEAGEEGLDEDTVAALTIELAKLADRIDVACIAHSSGGAP; this is encoded by the coding sequence GTGAACCGCGAAGTGACTCTCCCCCTGATCGTCGACGACCGCGGGACCCTGCAAGTGGCCGCGGCCGATGTCAGCAAGCTGCTCCGCACGGTGGGCGGGCGGTGGGTGCGGCTCGTCGAGGCCGGGGAGGAAGGGCTCGACGAGGACACGGTGGCCGCGCTGACCATCGAGCTGGCGAAGCTCGCCGATCGGATCGACGTGGCGTGCATCGCCCACAGCAGCGGGGGCGCGCCGTAA
- a CDS encoding helix-turn-helix domain-containing protein: MTTDDVLAEVGPRLRRIRKEREVTLAALSEATGISVSTLSRLESGLRKPSLELLLPIAQAHQVPLDELVGAPPVGDPRVRAEPVQRYGRTHWPLTRQPGGLQAFKVLEPQRKLEPEPRVHEGYEWLYVLAGKLRLVLGEHDVVLTAGEAAEFDTRVPHWFGSTGEGPVEFLSLFGPQGERMHVRARPRQG; this comes from the coding sequence ATGACGACGGACGACGTTCTCGCGGAAGTGGGCCCCCGGCTGCGGCGGATCAGGAAGGAGCGGGAGGTGACCCTCGCCGCGCTGTCGGAGGCGACCGGCATCTCCGTCAGCACCCTCTCGCGGCTGGAGTCCGGACTGCGCAAGCCCAGCCTGGAGCTGCTGCTGCCGATCGCGCAGGCCCACCAGGTGCCCCTGGACGAACTGGTCGGCGCGCCGCCGGTCGGTGATCCGCGCGTACGGGCCGAGCCGGTCCAGCGCTACGGCCGCACCCACTGGCCGCTCACCCGGCAGCCCGGCGGGCTCCAGGCGTTCAAGGTGCTCGAACCCCAGCGCAAGCTGGAGCCGGAGCCGCGCGTCCACGAGGGGTACGAGTGGCTGTACGTGCTGGCCGGGAAGCTGCGCCTGGTGCTCGGTGAGCACGACGTGGTGCTGACGGCGGGGGAGGCCGCCGAGTTCGACACCCGCGTGCCGCACTGGTTCGGCTCGACGGGCGAGGGCCCCGTGGAGTTCCTCAGCCTGTTCGGCCCGCAGGGGGAGCGGATGCACGTGAGGGCGCGGCCCCGGCAGGGATGA
- a CDS encoding NAD(P)/FAD-dependent oxidoreductase, with protein sequence MNETGRNEDLGRTGDESYDVVVVGGGAAGLSAALVLGRARLRTLVVDAGEPRNAPSSHMQGYLSRDGMSPAEFLALGREEIAGYGVELVRDRVTEVTGDGDFTVVLDAGRPVRARRLIVATGLKDELPEVPGVAERFGRDVLHCPFCHGWEVRDEPFGVLASSAMSVHQALMVSQWSKDVTLFLHRVAEEELSDQDLRRLAAAGVGVVPGEVAELVTDDDRLTGVRLADGTTHARSVLFVGPRPVPQTGLLERLGAELNETPFGAYPVVDPTGLTTVPGVWAAGNAIGFAEQVVHAASGGYRAATAIVGDLLMSRLDAAVGD encoded by the coding sequence ATGAACGAGACCGGCAGGAACGAAGACCTCGGGCGGACCGGGGACGAGAGCTACGACGTGGTGGTCGTCGGCGGCGGAGCGGCGGGCCTGTCCGCCGCCCTGGTGCTCGGCCGGGCCCGGCTGCGCACCCTGGTGGTCGACGCGGGCGAGCCGCGCAACGCGCCCTCGTCCCACATGCAGGGCTATCTCTCCCGGGACGGGATGTCCCCGGCCGAGTTCCTGGCGCTGGGCCGGGAGGAGATCGCGGGCTACGGCGTCGAGCTCGTCCGGGACCGGGTCACGGAGGTCACCGGGGACGGGGACTTCACCGTCGTCCTGGACGCGGGCCGGCCCGTGCGCGCCCGGCGGCTGATCGTCGCCACCGGGCTGAAGGACGAACTGCCGGAGGTCCCCGGGGTCGCCGAGCGGTTCGGGCGCGATGTGCTGCACTGCCCGTTCTGCCACGGCTGGGAGGTGCGCGACGAGCCCTTCGGCGTGCTCGCGTCGAGCGCGATGAGCGTGCACCAGGCGCTGATGGTGTCCCAGTGGTCGAAGGACGTCACCCTCTTCCTGCACCGGGTCGCCGAGGAGGAGCTGTCCGACCAGGACCTGCGCAGGCTGGCCGCCGCCGGCGTCGGCGTCGTCCCCGGGGAGGTCGCTGAGCTGGTCACCGACGACGACCGGCTCACCGGGGTGCGGCTGGCCGACGGCACCACGCACGCCCGTTCCGTGCTCTTCGTCGGGCCGCGCCCGGTGCCGCAGACGGGCCTGCTGGAACGGCTGGGCGCCGAACTGAACGAGACGCCGTTCGGCGCGTACCCGGTCGTCGACCCCACGGGCCTGACCACGGTGCCCGGCGTCTGGGCGGCGGGCAACGCGATCGGCTTCGCCGAGCAGGTCGTGCACGCGGCGAGCGGCGGCTACCGCGCCGCGACCGCGATCGTCGGCGACCTGCTGATGAGCCGTCTGGACGCCGCGGTCGGCGACTGA
- a CDS encoding transcriptional regulator, translating to MTRTARELLETTTRELAPDPRSNPLVPLIARGEADRATLAALALEQRWVIPADRTAFLHLAERSAAAPETAAYFTALADGEALAAGHLEVFAAACGVDATRAEAYDPLPGCQSYPAYVAWLALNAEPADIVLALTANFSAWGGYCATIAGALRTHYGFTDEACAFFDFFAEPAPGLDDAGVKAVRAALDEGRLDEHRAQRYARLLQRYEAMFWSALREHP from the coding sequence ATGACCCGCACCGCCCGGGAACTGCTGGAGACGACCACGCGGGAACTCGCCCCCGACCCGCGTTCCAACCCCCTCGTCCCCCTGATCGCCCGGGGCGAGGCGGACCGGGCCACCCTGGCCGCGCTCGCCCTGGAACAGCGGTGGGTGATCCCGGCGGACCGGACCGCCTTCCTGCACCTGGCCGAACGGTCGGCGGCCGCACCGGAGACCGCCGCGTACTTCACCGCCCTCGCCGACGGCGAGGCCCTGGCGGCGGGACACCTGGAGGTGTTCGCGGCGGCGTGCGGCGTGGACGCGACCCGCGCGGAGGCCTACGACCCCCTGCCCGGCTGCCAGTCCTACCCCGCCTACGTCGCCTGGCTGGCGCTCAACGCCGAACCCGCCGACATCGTCCTCGCCCTGACCGCCAACTTCTCGGCCTGGGGCGGCTACTGCGCGACGATCGCCGGGGCCCTGCGCACCCACTACGGCTTCACGGACGAGGCCTGCGCGTTCTTCGACTTCTTCGCGGAACCGGCCCCCGGCCTGGACGACGCGGGCGTCAAGGCGGTGCGGGCGGCCCTGGACGAGGGACGCCTCGACGAGCACCGCGCCCAGCGGTACGCCCGCTTGCTCCAGCGCTACGAGGCGATGTTCTGGTCGGCGCTGCGGGAACACCCGTAG
- a CDS encoding ATP-dependent DNA ligase, producing MLLSRLARVSQEVAATSARTRKIALLAGLFREAEADDVPVVIPYLAGRLPQGRIGVGWKVLSRPVAPAAEPSLTVREVDALLTALGKVSGPGSQAERARLVGELLGAATEDEQRFLSGLLTGEVRQGALDAVAVEGLAQATGAPPADVRRAVMLAGSLQTVAGALLADGPAALERFRLTVGRPVLPMLAHSASSVAEAVEKLGSCAVEEKLDGIRVQVHRDGDTVRVHTRTLDDITGRLPEVTAAALRLRGERFILDGEVISFDEEGRPRSFQETAGRVGSRADVATAAREVPVSPVFFDALSVDGRDLLDLPFTERHAELARLVPEPMRVRRTVVSGPGDVSAAEEFLAETLARGHEGVVVKGLDAPYSAGRRGASWLKVKPVHTLDLVVLAAEWGHGRRTGKLSNLHLGARTADGGFAMLGKTFKGMTDAMLAWQTERLRDLAVDESGYVVTVRPELVVEIAYDGLQRSTRYPAGVTLRFARVIRYREDKRPEEADTVETLLAAHPEVRP from the coding sequence ATGCTGCTGTCCCGGCTGGCCCGTGTGTCCCAGGAGGTCGCCGCCACCTCGGCGCGCACCCGGAAGATCGCGCTGCTCGCCGGACTGTTCCGGGAGGCGGAGGCGGACGACGTGCCGGTCGTCATCCCGTATCTGGCGGGCCGGCTGCCGCAGGGGCGGATCGGCGTGGGCTGGAAGGTGCTGAGCCGTCCGGTCGCCCCGGCCGCCGAGCCGTCCCTGACCGTGCGCGAGGTCGACGCCCTGCTCACCGCGCTCGGCAAGGTGTCCGGTCCGGGGTCCCAGGCCGAGCGGGCCCGGCTGGTCGGCGAGCTGCTGGGCGCGGCCACCGAGGACGAGCAGCGGTTCCTGTCGGGTCTGCTCACCGGCGAGGTCCGCCAGGGCGCCCTCGACGCGGTCGCCGTGGAGGGGCTGGCGCAGGCCACGGGGGCGCCGCCCGCCGACGTGCGGCGGGCGGTGATGCTGGCCGGCTCCCTGCAGACGGTGGCCGGGGCGCTGCTCGCGGACGGTCCCGCGGCGCTGGAGCGGTTCCGGCTGACCGTCGGCCGCCCGGTGCTGCCGATGCTGGCGCACAGCGCCTCCTCGGTCGCGGAGGCGGTCGAGAAGCTGGGGAGCTGCGCGGTCGAGGAGAAACTCGACGGCATCCGCGTCCAGGTCCACCGCGACGGCGACACGGTACGCGTGCACACCCGCACCCTCGACGACATCACCGGCCGGCTGCCGGAGGTGACGGCGGCGGCCCTCCGGCTGCGGGGCGAGCGGTTCATCCTGGACGGGGAGGTCATCTCCTTCGACGAGGAGGGCCGTCCCCGCTCCTTCCAGGAGACCGCCGGGCGGGTCGGCTCGCGGGCGGACGTGGCGACGGCCGCCCGGGAGGTCCCCGTCTCCCCGGTCTTCTTCGACGCGCTGTCCGTGGACGGCCGCGACCTGCTGGACCTGCCGTTCACCGAGCGGCACGCGGAACTGGCCCGGCTGGTGCCGGAGCCGATGCGGGTGCGCCGCACCGTGGTGTCGGGTCCCGGCGACGTGAGCGCGGCGGAGGAGTTCCTCGCCGAGACCCTGGCGCGCGGCCACGAGGGCGTCGTGGTCAAGGGCCTGGACGCCCCCTACAGCGCGGGCCGGCGCGGCGCCTCGTGGCTGAAGGTGAAGCCGGTGCACACGCTCGACCTGGTGGTGCTGGCCGCGGAGTGGGGCCACGGCCGCCGCACCGGGAAGCTCTCCAACCTGCATCTGGGCGCCCGCACCGCCGACGGCGGTTTCGCCATGCTCGGCAAGACCTTCAAGGGCATGACCGACGCGATGCTGGCCTGGCAGACCGAACGGCTGCGGGACCTGGCGGTCGACGAGAGCGGCTACGTCGTGACCGTGCGCCCCGAACTCGTGGTGGAGATCGCCTACGACGGCCTCCAGCGCTCCACCCGCTACCCGGCCGGTGTCACCCTGCGCTTCGCCCGTGTGATCCGCTACCGCGAGGACAAGCGCCCCGAGGAGGCGGACACGGTGGAGACCCTGCTCGCCGCGCACCCCGAGGTACGGCCGTGA
- the def gene encoding peptide deformylase, which produces MRHGSIPGVHGRVRPLTLLGDPVLHAPCREVTDFGPELARLVEDLFATMYAAQGVGLAANQVGVPLRVFVYDCPDDEDVRHRGHVVNPRPAETDGVVVRGPEGCLSLPGLEAGTERYDHAVVEGFTVTGEPVTVHGTGFFARCLQHECDHLEGRIYADRLTGWRHRRLMRRAGRASWNRRD; this is translated from the coding sequence ATGCGACACGGCTCCATCCCCGGCGTCCACGGACGTGTGCGGCCCCTCACTCTGCTCGGCGACCCGGTGCTGCACGCGCCCTGCCGGGAGGTCACCGACTTCGGTCCTGAACTGGCGCGACTGGTGGAGGACTTGTTCGCGACGATGTACGCGGCGCAGGGGGTGGGCCTGGCCGCGAACCAGGTGGGTGTGCCGCTCAGGGTCTTCGTGTACGACTGTCCGGACGACGAGGACGTCCGGCACCGGGGCCATGTGGTGAACCCGAGGCCGGCCGAGACGGACGGGGTGGTGGTGCGCGGCCCGGAGGGCTGTCTGTCGCTGCCGGGCCTGGAGGCGGGGACGGAGCGGTACGACCACGCCGTGGTCGAGGGCTTCACGGTGACCGGCGAACCGGTCACCGTCCACGGGACCGGTTTCTTCGCCCGGTGTTTGCAGCACGAGTGCGACCACCTGGAGGGGCGGATCTACGCCGACCGGCTGACGGGGTGGCGGCACCGCAGGCTCATGCGCCGGGCCGGCCGTGCTTCCTGGAACCGGCGGGACTGA
- a CDS encoding acyl-CoA dehydrogenase family protein, whose protein sequence is MAEFTMELNDEQKEVRDWLHGFAADVIRPAAAEWDEREETPWPVIQEAAKVGIYSLDFYAQQYFDASGLGIPMAMEELFWGDAGIALSIVGTGLAAVGVLANGTEEQIGTWIPQMYGDATDVKVAAFCSSEPDAGSDVASMRTRAVYDEAKDEWVINGTKTWATNGGIANVHVVVAVVDPDLGSKGHASFIIPPGTPGLAQGQKFKKHGIRASHTAEVVLDHVRVPGSCLLGGKEKLDERLARAREKARKGGERVKNAAMATFEASRPAVGAMAVGTARAAYEVALDYATTREQFGRPIIDNQGVAFQLADMRTQIDAARLLVWRASWMAINGKPFTAAEGSMSKLFASETAKKVTAQAIQILGGNGYTREYPVERMHRDAAIYTIFEGTSEIQRLVIARTLSGMPIR, encoded by the coding sequence ATGGCCGAGTTCACCATGGAGCTCAACGACGAGCAGAAGGAGGTCCGGGACTGGTTGCACGGCTTCGCCGCCGATGTGATCCGCCCCGCGGCCGCCGAATGGGACGAGCGCGAGGAGACTCCCTGGCCGGTCATCCAGGAGGCCGCCAAGGTCGGCATCTACTCCCTGGACTTCTACGCCCAGCAGTACTTCGACGCAAGCGGTCTCGGCATCCCCATGGCGATGGAGGAGCTGTTCTGGGGCGACGCGGGCATCGCCCTGTCGATCGTCGGCACCGGCCTCGCCGCCGTCGGCGTCCTCGCCAACGGCACCGAGGAGCAGATCGGCACCTGGATCCCCCAGATGTACGGCGACGCCACCGACGTCAAGGTCGCGGCGTTCTGCTCCTCCGAGCCCGACGCCGGCTCCGACGTGGCCTCCATGCGCACCCGCGCGGTGTACGACGAGGCCAAGGACGAGTGGGTGATCAACGGCACCAAGACCTGGGCGACCAACGGCGGCATCGCCAACGTCCACGTCGTGGTCGCGGTCGTCGACCCGGACCTCGGCTCCAAGGGCCACGCCTCCTTCATCATCCCGCCGGGCACCCCCGGCCTCGCCCAGGGCCAGAAGTTCAAGAAGCACGGCATCCGCGCCTCCCACACCGCCGAGGTCGTCCTCGACCACGTGCGCGTCCCCGGCTCCTGCCTGCTCGGCGGCAAGGAGAAGCTGGACGAGCGCCTCGCCCGCGCCCGCGAGAAGGCCAGGAAGGGCGGCGAGCGCGTGAAGAACGCCGCGATGGCCACCTTCGAGGCGTCCCGCCCCGCCGTCGGCGCCATGGCGGTGGGCACCGCCCGCGCGGCGTACGAGGTCGCCCTCGACTACGCGACCACGCGCGAGCAGTTCGGCCGCCCGATCATCGACAACCAGGGCGTCGCCTTCCAGCTCGCCGACATGCGCACCCAGATCGACGCCGCCCGCCTGCTGGTGTGGCGCGCCTCGTGGATGGCGATCAACGGCAAGCCGTTCACGGCGGCCGAGGGCTCGATGTCCAAGCTGTTCGCCAGCGAGACGGCCAAGAAGGTCACCGCCCAGGCGATACAGATCCTCGGCGGCAACGGCTACACCCGCGAATACCCGGTCGAGCGCATGCACCGCGACGCCGCCATCTACACCATCTTCGAGGGCACGAGCGAGATCCAGCGCCTGGTGATCGCCCGCACCCTGTCGGGCATGCCCATCCGCTGA
- a CDS encoding NUDIX domain-containing protein yields the protein MRGSRSAGLLLFRHTGRGVEVLLGHMGGPFFARRETGAWTVPKGEYDPGEPAWEAARREFREELGLAPPDGEAVPLGEVRQSGGKTVTAWAVEADLDPATVVPGTFAMEWPPKSGRIQEFPELDRVAWFPLDRAREVIVSAQAAFLDRLAEHSP from the coding sequence GTGAGGGGCTCCCGGAGCGCGGGACTGCTGTTGTTCCGGCACACCGGCCGGGGCGTGGAGGTGTTGCTCGGTCATATGGGCGGCCCGTTCTTCGCGCGGCGGGAGACCGGGGCGTGGACCGTGCCCAAGGGTGAGTACGACCCCGGCGAGCCGGCCTGGGAGGCGGCGCGCCGCGAGTTCCGGGAGGAGCTGGGGCTGGCGCCGCCGGACGGGGAGGCGGTGCCGCTCGGGGAGGTCCGGCAGTCCGGCGGGAAGACCGTGACGGCCTGGGCGGTCGAGGCGGACCTCGACCCGGCGACGGTGGTCCCCGGCACGTTCGCGATGGAGTGGCCGCCGAAGTCGGGACGGATCCAGGAGTTCCCGGAACTGGACCGGGTCGCGTGGTTCCCCCTGGACCGGGCCCGGGAAGTGATCGTCTCCGCGCAGGCCGCGTTTCTCGACCGGCTGGCGGAGCACTCGCCCTGA
- a CDS encoding Mur ligase family protein — MAGNSDPLTPRAKLAVTAGKAVAAASRAAGRGSGSVIGGRVALKLDPDLLARLAQNLDCVLVSATNGKTTTTRLIAEALRAAGPVVSNALGANMPAGITSALAGGSDAKFGVIEVDEKYLAGVARDTDPKCIALLNLSRDQLDRAAETRMLAENWREGLAGSKAVVVANADDPLVVWAASSSPNVIWVAAGQMWKDDAWSCPSCGGVMQRPGDDWFCGECGFRRPTPSWALSGDHVLDPHGSAWPIHLQLPGRANKANAASSAAVAAVFGVPPQVALERMYQVQAVAGRYDVVQFEGRDLRLLLAKNPAGWLETFSLIDPPPTPVILSVNARSADGTDTSWLWDVDYTRLTGHPICVVGDRKLDLAVRLEVANQHFQVCENLDQAVQLCPPGRIEVIANYTAFQDLRRRVGN, encoded by the coding sequence ATGGCAGGCAACTCGGACCCGCTCACGCCGCGGGCCAAGCTGGCCGTGACCGCGGGCAAGGCGGTCGCAGCGGCATCCCGCGCCGCCGGGCGCGGCAGCGGTTCGGTGATCGGCGGCCGGGTGGCGCTCAAACTCGACCCCGATCTCCTGGCGAGGCTGGCGCAGAACCTGGACTGCGTCCTGGTCTCGGCGACCAACGGCAAGACCACCACGACGCGGCTCATCGCCGAGGCCCTGCGGGCCGCGGGTCCCGTCGTCTCCAACGCCCTCGGCGCCAACATGCCGGCCGGCATCACCTCGGCGCTCGCCGGGGGCTCCGACGCCAAGTTCGGCGTCATCGAGGTCGACGAGAAGTACCTGGCCGGTGTGGCCCGCGACACCGACCCCAAGTGCATCGCGCTGCTGAACCTCTCCCGCGACCAGCTCGACCGCGCCGCCGAGACCCGCATGCTCGCGGAGAACTGGCGCGAGGGACTGGCCGGCTCCAAGGCGGTCGTCGTCGCCAACGCCGACGACCCGCTGGTGGTGTGGGCCGCGTCGTCCTCGCCGAATGTGATCTGGGTCGCCGCCGGGCAGATGTGGAAGGACGACGCCTGGTCGTGCCCGTCCTGCGGCGGTGTGATGCAGCGCCCGGGCGACGACTGGTTCTGCGGCGAGTGCGGCTTCCGCCGGCCGACCCCGAGCTGGGCGCTCTCCGGCGACCACGTGCTCGACCCGCACGGCTCCGCCTGGCCGATCCACCTCCAGCTGCCGGGCCGCGCCAACAAGGCCAACGCCGCGAGCTCCGCGGCCGTCGCCGCCGTCTTCGGCGTGCCGCCGCAGGTCGCCCTGGAGCGCATGTACCAGGTGCAGGCCGTGGCCGGCCGCTATGACGTCGTCCAGTTCGAGGGCCGTGACCTGCGGCTGCTGCTCGCCAAGAACCCCGCGGGCTGGCTCGAGACGTTCTCGCTGATCGACCCGCCGCCGACCCCGGTGATCCTCTCGGTGAACGCGCGCTCCGCCGACGGCACCGACACCTCCTGGCTGTGGGACGTCGACTACACGCGGCTGACCGGCCACCCGATCTGCGTCGTCGGGGACCGGAAGCTGGACCTCGCGGTCCGCCTGGAGGTCGCCAACCAGCACTTCCAGGTGTGCGAGAACCTCGACCAGGCGGTGCAGCTGTGCCCGCCGGGCCGGATCGAGGTCATCGCCAACTACACCGCGTTCCAGGACCTGCGCCGCCGCGTCGGCAACTGA
- a CDS encoding NADP-dependent succinic semialdehyde dehydrogenase — protein sequence MHIATVNPATGETVKTYHPMDEEEIGHRIQLAEATFRTYRTTTFEERARLMHRAADILDEDRDTIGRVITTEMGKPVKQARAEAAKCAKAMHWYADHAADLLADEEPDAADVKDSGASRVLVRYRPLGPVLAVMPWNFPLWQVVRFAAPALMAGNVGLLKHASNVPQTALYLEDLFHRAGFTEGCFQTLLIGSAAVDEILRDERVKAATLTGSEPAGRAVASTAGEMVKKTVLELGGSDPYVVMPSADLDRAAEVAVTARVQNTGQSCIAAKRFIVHTDVYDAFAERFTEGMRALKVGDPMDEETDVGPLSSERGRADLEELVDDAVRAGATVLCGGERPDGPGWFYPPTVLAGIGREMRIHREEAFGPVATLYRAADLDEAVLIANDTSFGLSSNVWTREEAEVERFVRDLEAGSVYVNGMTASHPAFPFGGVKRSGYGRELSGHGIREFCNITTVWQGA from the coding sequence ATGCACATCGCCACGGTGAATCCGGCGACCGGCGAGACCGTCAAGACGTACCACCCCATGGACGAGGAGGAGATCGGGCACCGGATCCAGCTCGCGGAGGCCACGTTCCGCACGTACCGGACGACGACCTTCGAGGAGCGGGCCCGCCTGATGCACCGGGCCGCCGACATCCTCGACGAGGACCGGGACACCATCGGCCGGGTGATCACCACGGAGATGGGCAAGCCGGTCAAGCAGGCCCGCGCGGAGGCCGCGAAGTGCGCCAAGGCGATGCACTGGTACGCCGATCACGCGGCGGACCTCCTCGCCGACGAGGAGCCCGACGCCGCCGACGTGAAGGACTCCGGCGCCTCCCGGGTCCTGGTGCGCTACCGGCCGCTGGGCCCGGTGCTCGCCGTGATGCCGTGGAACTTCCCGCTGTGGCAGGTGGTGCGGTTCGCGGCGCCGGCGCTGATGGCGGGCAACGTGGGCCTGCTCAAGCACGCCTCGAACGTGCCGCAGACCGCCCTGTACCTGGAGGACCTGTTCCACCGGGCGGGCTTCACCGAGGGCTGTTTCCAGACACTGCTCATCGGTTCCGCCGCGGTCGACGAGATCCTGCGGGACGAGCGGGTGAAGGCGGCCACCCTCACCGGGAGCGAGCCCGCGGGGCGCGCGGTCGCCTCCACCGCCGGTGAGATGGTCAAGAAGACGGTGCTGGAACTGGGCGGCAGCGACCCCTACGTGGTGATGCCCTCCGCCGACCTGGACCGGGCCGCCGAGGTCGCGGTGACCGCGCGGGTCCAGAACACGGGGCAGTCCTGCATCGCCGCCAAGCGGTTCATCGTGCACACGGACGTCTACGACGCCTTCGCCGAACGCTTCACGGAGGGCATGAGGGCGCTGAAGGTCGGCGACCCGATGGACGAGGAGACGGACGTCGGCCCGCTCTCCAGCGAACGGGGCCGGGCCGACCTGGAGGAACTGGTCGACGACGCGGTGCGGGCCGGCGCCACCGTGCTGTGCGGCGGCGAGCGCCCCGACGGGCCCGGCTGGTTCTATCCGCCGACCGTCCTGGCCGGAATCGGCCGGGAGATGCGCATCCACCGGGAGGAGGCCTTCGGCCCGGTCGCCACGCTCTACCGCGCGGCGGACCTGGACGAGGCGGTGCTGATCGCCAACGACACCTCCTTCGGCCTCAGTTCCAACGTCTGGACGCGGGAGGAGGCCGAGGTCGAACGGTTCGTCCGGGACCTGGAGGCGGGCAGCGTGTACGTGAACGGGATGACGGCGTCCCACCCGGCCTTCCCGTTCGGCGGGGTCAAGCGGTCCGGGTACGGGCGTGAGCTGTCCGGGCACGGAATCCGCGAGTTCTGCAACATCACCACGGTTTGGCAGGGTGCGTGA
- a CDS encoding TetR family transcriptional regulator encodes METTQRTDQQRSADRRRRELLEAADRVVLRDGPQASMNAIAAEAGITKPILYRHFGDKGGLYAALAKRHTDALLDSLRAALDAPAERRERVEATLDTYLSAIEARPQVYRFLMHPAEGSQSDQGFDVGKHSAPLLRRMGEELAQVIEDRLDLGPGSQQLARVWGHGIVGMMHAAGDWWLGERPCSRAELVRSLADLLWGRLAAAGDKVGGPGF; translated from the coding sequence ATGGAGACCACACAGCGGACCGATCAGCAGCGGTCCGCCGACCGACGCCGGCGCGAACTGCTGGAGGCCGCCGACCGCGTGGTGCTGCGCGACGGCCCGCAGGCCTCGATGAACGCGATCGCCGCCGAGGCCGGCATCACCAAGCCGATCCTCTACCGGCACTTCGGTGACAAGGGAGGACTCTACGCCGCTCTGGCCAAGAGGCACACCGACGCGCTGCTGGACTCGCTGCGCGCCGCGCTGGACGCCCCGGCGGAGCGGCGCGAGCGGGTGGAGGCCACCCTGGACACCTACCTCTCGGCGATCGAGGCCCGCCCGCAGGTGTACCGGTTCCTGATGCACCCGGCGGAGGGGTCGCAGAGCGACCAGGGCTTCGACGTCGGCAAGCACTCCGCACCGCTGCTGCGCCGCATGGGCGAGGAGCTGGCCCAGGTGATCGAGGACCGGCTGGACCTCGGCCCCGGCAGCCAGCAGCTGGCCCGGGTGTGGGGGCACGGCATCGTCGGCATGATGCACGCGGCCGGCGACTGGTGGCTCGGCGAACGGCCCTGCTCCCGCGCCGAGCTGGTGCGCAGCCTGGCCGACCTGCTGTGGGGGCGGCTCGCGGCGGCGGGCGACAAGGTCGGCGGACCGGGGTTCTGA